ACACAAATACCGTTTTTTTACGGTATTTGTGATAAGGTCTTTCATGATTCAATTTTAGGTCTGATATTTGCACAAGATAGCCAAACTAAACGGCCTATTTTATTTATGAAAAACATATCTGTGAAAAAATCCTTTTTATATGCATTTCTCTGTGCTGCATTCCTGGTTTCATGTAAAAAAGAAATTGAAAAAATAAACGATACTTTTAAAGATACGGTATCCTCTTCACAAGGTTCCGAAATTGAAAAAGATTCCATTAAGAAAGATCCGGTAGTAAAAAAAGAATCCGTACCGCCAGCAATGCAGGAAACAGGTTTTTATAACGCGCTTGTACTTCCCAAGGATAAAAAAATGAGGGATTCTATTTATGCAGAATTCAGCAAAAAATACAATGAAAAAGAAAGATATGCAATTCTGGCACTGAACAGGCTTGATTCTAAAAATAAATGGAATTCCGACACATTGGTCGTTCCTGCAAAAATAGATACCACCTTAATGTCTTATTCACCTTTTCCGATGCAACTGGATATATTGAGCGGTGTGAAAAAGTTTGTCATTTTTTCTTATCCTATACAGGCTTACGGAGTTTATTCCAATGGTAGCCTTGTAAAATGGGGCCCAACGAGTATGGGAAAGAAGGCTGCTCAGACCACAAGAGGACTTACCTTCGCCAACTGGAAGAAGAAACTGTCAATCTCTACGGTCAGCACAGAATGGAAGCTACCCTATAATTTTAATATCCATAATACTGGAGGAATAGGATGGCACCAGTATGATCTTCCGGGTTATCCGGCGTCTCATTCCTGTCTTCGTCTGCTAATGAAAGATGCCCAGTGGCTGTATTCTTATGCAGATACCTGGATACTGAATCCGGGAGGAGCTACTACAAAAGCAAAAGGGACACCTGTAATGGTATTCGGTGATTATAATTGGGGCGGAAGAAAACCATGGAGAAAACTTCTGGAAGACCCGAATGCCAATAATATTTCAGTCGAAGAAATGACTAAGCTCTTAGAACCTAACATTTCAAAAATGCTGAAAGAACAGGATAACCGGGATAAAGTATCTGATTCCATCAAGGCTGCTAAAGCAATGGCGGTTCCGGCTCAGAATGAAAAACCGGAAGAAGCTTCTGCTAATTAGTTTTCTTTTCAAACTGTGAAGTAGATTCTTCAGCAAATCTTCTTAGCTTAAGCATTTCCTCTTTGCCCTTATGCTGCCCGAATCTGGCTGCTGCATATGTAAGAAGAATAAATAATAACATTACAAAAGAAGCGTTCAGGGCCCACGGGAACTCAGCGCTTTTTATCTGTTTTGTTACATAGTACATGGTGAAAAAGGTCATCCAGAGAATAGAGAATGAAAAGTAAAGGAACATAAAGAATGTCCACACAGCCGAACTGGGACCAAATACTCCCCGTATGGCAATGTCTTCCTCTTCCTCTTCTATCCTTAAAGACAGCCTCGGTTTCCAGTAATTGTCATACTGAGTTTCTACCCAGATTGTAGCTACTTCCTTATTGATATTCCCGGCAAATTCATCTTTGTGATCAGCAAGGTATTTTTTTAAGTTCTCTGCATATTCTTCTTTTGTAAGATGTGTAAACATCTTGAATCTCGGGCGGGTTCTTATTTTATCTATTGTGCTTTCTTCAGTCTTCATAATTTATTCTTGATATGGGATTGGATCTTCTAATACAAAGGTAAAGGTTAGATCCTGATTTTTTCTTTTAACAACCATGTTAATATTCCTGCCTTCCTCAGATTTCATCAGCTCATTGATTTTTTCCATGGTCATATCAGAAGTCTGGCTTCCGTTGATCGCGATTACACGGTCATCTTTTTTCAATCCGGCCTTAAAAGCAGGAGAATCTTTTCTTATGCCAGCTATGGAAAATATGGGTTTTAATATAAATTTATATTGGAAATTATTGATCACTGAAACTTCATTACCTGCTTCGGAGGTTTTTTTAGGTTCGATCTTGACCCGGTCTTCCTTCCATTCTAGACCGTCCTGTTTAAAATCTATTCCGCTCATATTGAAATGAAAAGGATCATCAAAATTTCTGTTTTTTTTCAGATATAACTTTCCTCCTGCATAATCGAAAATCACTGAAAAACGGCGCATTATTTCTGCACCTACAGATCCTTTTCTGTCTTTTACAAGATTTACGTGCTGGATAGAATATTCATCAGGCATTGCGGTAAGGGGCATCTCAAATTTGAAATTGTCGAGATAGAAATTATGGATCCTGCTTCTTTTACCATAAATATCACCGTTGAATCCTCTGCCCAGGTAATCATCAATATTAGGTCTGTTGTAGACAAAATCTTTGATGAGAGTAGGGAAAAGCCATATAGCATCACTGTTGCCGAGATCTATCAGCAGTTTGGACTCTTTCTTTTCGTTGGTCATTTCTACATCTGCATTGAGATAAGGTTTATCTTTTTCTACAGACAAGGGAAGCTCAGTAAATTTTCTGATTTTCTTTTTAAGTAAGGCAGAATCCTCATAAACGGTTATCTTTTTTGCGGTATAGTCTATTACGATAGGGTGGTTCTTAAAAAAATGATACCCTATAACTCCATTGACTGGGATTCCTATATGCGGCGAAATATTAAATTCTTCATCTAAGATAATATACAGAAGCATAGAAGAATTAATAATGTGATCACCTATTTTGGCTATATTACGGTCAGATTTAAGACCGTCAATACTTAGATTTCCACCGAGGCCGGAAAATTTTATCTTTTCAATATTTTCCAGTTTAATCTCCTTATTGTCCAAACTGAAAAGTATGGTTTCGGCAACTCCGGTATCAAGCATAAAGGTAAGCTCTGCACCATTGACATTGATCGGAATAAAAATAAGATTGTTAATAAGCTTAAATGGAATGACTGCTTTTTTTACATTGACAAGCTCAAAATTGTTCTGTGCATCTATAAAAATGCTAAAGAATAATGCCAGTAAAAAAAACTTAAGTTTCATTTACTGAATTTAGTGAAATTATCCCTATTGTCAATAAAAAAACATTCCAAAAGCAGGAATGTTTGTATAAACTGCAAAGATACAGCTGAATCAGTTGAATTTATTTTAAAGAATATTAAGATGATTTAGAGAAGAACTCCATCAGATCCATATAGTTTTTCTGATTCACTCCATGACCGCTCATATATTCTCTGAAAGTAAAATAACAACTTAAATCATAAAGCAGATCTGCCGCTTTTCTTCCCCATTCCATAGGAATTACAGCATCATCTGTTCCATGTGATACAAAAAAGCGGAGCTTTTCCAGTTTCTTTTTGTCTTTCACAATACCGTCAAGAAGTTTTTCCTCAGGATAGGTGCTCAGGCAGGCAACATAACTAAACATATCCGGATATTTTAAAGCTAAAGCGTAGCACAATATCCCACCCTGGCTGAAGCCACACAAGTGAGCCCTACTTTCAGTAAGCCCATAATGATTGATAATTTTTAATATATTTTCCAGTACTGCGTTCAGAGATTCTTTAGCCTGGGGAATATCGATGAAATTTTCGGCATTATTGACGTCAATGTCAAACCACGAATACCCTTCAAACTGGGTATCTTTTGGTGCTCTGAAACTTACGATAAGCCAATCGGCGGGAAGGGTTTCCCTGAAACTGAAAAGATCCTGCTCATTGCTTCCATAGCCGTGAAGCATAAAAATAACAGGAGTATTTGGGGTAATATGTTCCGGTTCTCTTACTAGATAATCTAAATTCATACAGCAAATATAATTAATAAATCATATTATATAATCAAAACACAGCGTGAGTGTTTTTATCTTTTACAATTGACGATTATGCTTCCGAATAGTGACCTACACTGAAAATATGCTTTTTGCTGATTTGATATTAATTGGAATTTTTTATTGGAAATTTTTCATAAAAGTTATTTTTATATTAATAAAAAACTTATATTTGAAACATTAAAAATCTATTTGGAGAAATGAAGCAATTTTACAAATCAAAAAGTTTACTAAGACTTTCTTTTTTATTCGTTTTATTATTTTCTGTAATTACTGTGGTGAATTCCTGCAAAAAGGATAACGATGACGATGAGTTTACAGATCACGTTGTTCAATTTGAAGTAAAAACAACTACTGGAGGAGTTATCAGAGCAATTGTAACACAGGTAGGAACTGTTAAAACTGATATTTTCGATCCTGTAGGAACTACCTGGACAAGCGGTGAATTTTTTGTGAATTCCAGCCAGGCACAGTTAAATCTGGATGCTAAAGCAGATCTTCCGGATGCAGATTCAGAACTGGTTATTAACCTTTGGATAGACGGAGAAATTGTAAAAACCAAAAAGATGGTAGGGGCAGGTCCTTTAGTAGCCTCAATTGATTACAGCTTCTTAGAATTGTAAAAAAATATTTACTTATTATAAATGAGAACCGCTTTTTTAAGGCGGTTTTTTACGTATTACCTTCTATCATATGATGCTGAGCAGCAAGTTTAATAAGTTCGATAGAGTTTTTTGCCTGGAATTTCTGTAGCAAATTTTTGCGATGTGTATCTACGGTAAGCGGGCTTAGAAAAAGTTCATCCGCAATCATAATGCTGGTTTTTCCTTCTGCCAGCATTTGAAGAATCTGTTTTTCCCTTTTTGTCAGCCTGGGAACCGGCAAATCATTCTGAGAAGGTTTGCTGAGAATTTTCCCGGTTTCATTGCAGAAGACAATATTCCCGGAATAAGCACCCTGAATACATACCACCAATTCATCTATGGAAGTGTTTTTAAGAAGGTAGCCGCTGGCACCATTCTGTATGGACTGCATGATAATACTTCTTTCAGAGCGGTTGCTGAACATAATCACTGAGGTTGCCGGTGAAATTTTTTTAATTTCCCTGCAAAGCTCTATACCATTGGCATCAGGCAAAGTAATATCCAAAAGAATAATATCTACTTGATGGCTTTTGATAAAATCTATGATCTCTGAACCGGAGGTGAAACTTTGGGAAACGGTGAACCCAAGCTGGCTGCTGAGCATCATTTTTAACCCCTCTATAACGATGGGATGATCGTCTACAATGATTATATTTATTTTCTTATTCTCCATCAATATTAAATTCAATAGTAATAGTTGTACCCTGCATATCAGAACTGATCTCCATTTTCCCTTTAAGATAGCTGATCCTGTTTTTTAAGTTGTGCAGTCCCATACCTTTGGTAGTCTGCACAATATTTTTATCAAATCCCTTTCCGTTGTCTTCAATGGTAATCATAAAAGCCTCATCGGACTGGGAGCATTGGAGCAAAATACTGCTGGCTTCAGCATGTTTTATGGCATTCGCTAATAACTCCTGTACAATTCTGTACAAATTAAGCTGAATGTTTAAAGGTAGATTTTTTTTAATATTAATGGCTTGAAAGTCAATGTCCAAATCTTTCCTGGTATAAAACTCACAAAGATCATTTAAAGCTGTCTCCAAGCCGAAATTGAGAAGAGATTCAGGCATTAAATTTCTTGCTATGTGACGTAGCTCACTCACGGAATGATCCAGCTGTCCCAAAATAGTATAAAACTCTTTATCTTTTTCAGGATGTAAATGTTGGGAAGACCATGTGGAAAAATTGATTTTAAGTCCGGCAAGCATTCCGCCCAAACCATCGTGGAGGTCTCTTGCAATGCGTTCCCTTTCTCTTTCTTCACCATCAAGAATTGCTCGGGTAAGAGACAGCTCTTCCTTTTGTTTAATATCATTTATTTTTTGTTCGGAGATTTTTTTATTTTTTCTAAACAGGATAAAAAGGAAGATTAAAAGAATTAAAACCAATAGTAAAATAAGGCTAAGGCCCCACAAATACGAGTTTTTCTTATTCACCTCTAAATCTTTCTGGTTCTTTTCAGCATTTAAGGCTGCTATTTTTCTTTCTTTTTCAGCAGCATTGAACTTCGCCTCAATTTTGTTGATCTCAAGTTTTACATTTTCAGTGTTCAGGCTGTCATTAAGCTTGGAATACCTTTGTTCCCACGCCAAAGCTTCCTGCGCATTTCCCATTTCTTCGTTCAGTGCAGAAAGCTGTTTATAAAATGTTTTTCTATTATTAAGGTCGATAGCCAGTGATTTTTCTGCTAAAACGTTTTCCAGAACCTCCTTAGCTTCACTGTATCTTTTGAGTTTCTTTAAAATATCATACTTGTTGAAATAGAACATTTGTGCCTGGAGGTTCTGATTGAATTTTTTTGTATAATAAAGTCCTTTTTCAATAACAGGTAATGCCGCTGAGTTTTCCTGTTTGGTAATAAAATAAAGTGTTTTCGCGTAATAATAAGGTGAGTTGGATGAAGATTCAGGATAAGGCTTAATCAATTTTTCAGCTTTATCCAGAAATTTTTTGGCTTCATTTCCTTTTGCCTGATAGCAGAAATTGCTGGCGGAATTCAGATAGGCATAAAATAATTCAGCGGAATCCGGATAAGCTTTTTCAAGAATTTCCAAAGCTTTATGATTGTAGTTTCCAGCCTTTTCAAACTGAGCATTATAGGTAAGAATAATCGCCAGCTGAGTATATGAAAATCCCAGATTTCTGCTGCTTCCATATTTTTTGATCAGTGGAATGCATTTTTCAACGATGGTTTTTACTAAAAAAGGATATCCTTCCTTATCTTTTTGTGTAATTGCATAACTGTACCATGCTAACGACTGGTAGAAATCAGATTCCTTGGTTTTTAACTTTGATAATGTTTTAATAGCCTTTTGATAGGAGCGGGCAGCTTTTTCTTTATTTCGGTCAAGGCTGTACTGGCCTTCGTAATAATCATATTTAGCTTTAAGAAAGGCATCATTTTTAATGAATGTTTTGCCGCTTTCCAAGTATTTTTTACTTAAAAGAGAATCACTATTTCTGTAATAATTTGATAGAAGAAAAAATGCTGTTGCTTTTGAAGTATTTGCTGCCGTAGTTTTTGTAATATTCTGTAAGCTGTCTACATAAGTTTTTTCATCAAGAGGGATAACCTGTGCCTGTAAAGTAAAAGACATTAGTAGGCTTAATAGAATAAGTAATCTCTTCATTGGATTTTGGATCTGTATAATTTTTTTAAAAATGCTCAATTTAATTAAAAATTTCAGCAAATAAAATACCTGATTTTAGGTAGAAAAAATTACACCTTTTTCAGGATTGATAAAGTTTGTCGACTCTAATAGCTTTGCAGGTATCAAATCACTGATCATAGAATATTAAATAAATAATTAAAAATTTAAACAAAAGATTATGAAAAGAATGAAAATGAGCCAGCTGCTTAAAGGTACGTTTGTCGTATTGCTGACAACTATGTTTATTGGGTTTGCAACATCTTGTAGTAATGATGATGACGATAACAATGGTCCTGCAAAAAACAGCCATAAAGTCGTTTTTAAAGCTATTGCTTCTTCAGGAAGTAATATTGATGTAGCGGTATATGGAATTGATGGGAACCCGACCACAGCTTCAAGTCTTAGCGGAACTACATGGACAAGTCCTGAAGTAACATCAGAAGCAGGAGCTTATAATGCTAATGTTGCTGTAAATGCAATCGGGGCAGATAATTCTTCTACATTGAAGGTTCAAATCTGGGTAGATGGGGAATTGAAAAAAGAAGGAACTTCCAGCGGGCAGTATTTAGCAGCTTCTGCAAGTTATGTATTCTAAAACTAAATAACTTTCATGAATAAAAAGCGGCGCTGAGATTTAATCTCAGCGCCGACTTTTTTATATGGTACTATAAATTAAATAACCTTTACAATAAAGTAACTTTTCTTACCCTTTTGAAGCAGCAGGAATTTCCCGTCAATAAGATCGCTTTCATTAGCGGTATAAGTATCGTTTACTTTTTCCTTATTTACGGAAATTGCATTGCCTTTAATTTCTCTTTGTGCTTCACTTTTAGATTTCAGGAAACCTGATTTTTCAGACAGAAGATCAATAATGTTCACTCCCAAAACGTCAGCTTTTGCTATCTCTTTCTGAGGAACACCATCAAAAACTTCAAGGAAAATCTCCTCGTCAAGACTTACCAGATCCTCTGCTGTAGAACGTCCGAAAAGAATTTCTGAAGCCTTTAAAGCCTTTTCATATTCTTCTCTGCCATGTACCCAAACCGTTACTTCTTCGGCAAGTCTCTTCTGAAGTTTTCTTTCGTGAGGAGCTGTTTTATGCTCTGCGATCAAAGCTTCAATTTCTTCTTTTGCTATGAAAGTATAAAATTTAATAAATCTTTCTGCATCATCATCCGTAGCATTCAGCCAGAACTGATAGAATTTATAGGGTGAGGTTTTCTTTTTGTCAAGCCAGTAATTTTCACCGCTTTCAGACTTTCCGAATTTTGAACCGTCAGCTTTGGTGATCAAAGGAACCGTTAATGCAAATGCTTCTCCTTGTGCCTTTCTTCGGATCAGTTCGGTACCTGTAGTGATATTTCCCCACTGATCTGAACCTCCCATTTGAAGCTTCACATTATTATTCTGATATAAATGAAGGAAATCATATCCCTGGATCAGCTGGTATGTAAATTCTGTGAAACTCATTCCATCTGCACCGCTTTCTCCCGAAAACCTTTTCTTTACAGAGTCTTTCGCCATCATATAATTTACTGTGATATTCTTTCCGACATTTTTAGCAAAATCAAGGAAAGAGATATTCTTCATCCAGTCATAATTATTCACCAGTTCTGCTTTATTGGGACCTGCACCTTCAAAATCCAAAAATCTTGAAAGCTGATTCTTTAAACAGTCTACATAGTGAAGAAGAGTAGCTTCATCCAGCAGGTTCCTTTCTGCAGATTTCCCTGAAGGATCTCCAATCATTCCTGTAGCACCTCCCACCAAGGCAATCGGCTTATGACCGTGTTGTTGGAAATGTGCTAAAATCTTGATCTGGATAAGACTTCCGATATGCAAAGAATCAGCAGTCGGGTCGAAACCAATATATGCAGTAGTTACCTCTTTATTCAGTTGTTCATCGGTTCCTGGCATCATATCGGCAAAAAGACCACGCCATTTTAGTTCTTCTATAAAGGAATTCATCTATACTTTTCTTTAAAATTTTATGGTGCAAAGATAGTAAATTCAGGAGTATAGAGTGTAGAGGTCAAAGGCAAAAAAACGAAAGGTTAAAAAGGCATATTTGCCCCCTTGCTTTTCCATTTAAAAAAATTATATTTGTTTATAATGAACGACGAACAGCTATTCCTGCTTATTCAAAAGGCAAAAGAAAAAGATCAGAAAGCCCAGACCAAACTCATTAATGTTTTTTGGGTGGATGTTTTCTCATTTGTCATGAAGAAAGTAAAGGATGAAAATGATGCAGATGAAATTACGGTGAATGTCTTTTCAAAAGTACTGTCCAAACTGGATATGTACGATCCCCATTTCCAGTTTAAAACCTGGATACTTACTATTGCCCAAAACACGGTTATTGATTTCTGGAGAAAAAGAAGCCGTGAAAACCAGGATCCTACCGAAAATCTTGATGAAGTTAAAAACCAGTTTGCAAAATCCCCTGAAGAACTGATGATTTCTAATGAAGAGCAGAAAAAGATCATCAAAACCATTGAATCGCTGGATGCCAATTATCAGGATATTATCAAACTAAGATTTTTTGAAGAAAAAAGCATTAAAGAAATTGCTGAAGAACTGGGTATTTCAATTGCCAATACCAAAGTAAGGGTCATGCGGGCCAAAAAAGTCCTTGCAGAACTGCTGAAAAACAATGAGTTTGATGATAATTAGTCTGACTTCGGGTTGTGGGTTTCGTGGTTCAATCCAGCAACTATTACCAACAACTCTAATCAGTTTAATCTTAAGAGCTTAATACAATTTTAATAGTTCAAAATTTTCACAGGTAGACTTCTTCTTTCGTTTTAGGAAGAATAATTTTTCTGGGTTCTTTTTGGTTTCTATTGTTCAGGTCGATCTTCATTCCTTTTTTTATATAAGTTTCCTGCTCGGAGTGGCCATATTCTTTAGTGTTTTCTACCTCTTTTTTATAATTAAGCTGTCCGGTAGAAAGATTAAAATCTACTTCTGCCCAATAATCTCCAGGTCTGCCGAACTCTGATGAATAGCCTATCAGCTCAAAATGCCCGTTCTGAAACCTGTATTTATCAGTATAGCCCCATTTCCAGCTGCTTCCACCGGCCTGAGTAATACTTAAAATTCCTTTTGAAATTGCCATACTCTGATAGGGGTCGCCCATCATACCTCCACCGGCACTTTCCAGAATAGCATCCCTTGATTTGGAAAGAATCATCCACGATCCGCCACTTTTTTTAAGAATCTGAATCTCACGGATCTTGCCCAGCTCGCCCTCATCTATTGTATTATAAATGACCACTCTTTCCGGAACTTTATCTCCGTCCAGGTCTCCTTCCACTGTTTCAATAATTTCCGAACCTGCCGGCTGAAGTTCTTTCTGGGCAAAACAAAAGGTACTGATAATAAGGGATAGGGTAAATAGGATCTTCTTCATAATTTAATTTTGATGGTTTAAATTACGAAATTATATGTTTCATCAATGTTTGTCTTTGATTGTTTCGATAAAAAAATCACTAACTTTGAAGCTCAATTTGAGAAATAAATGGAGAATTTAGTTCAAGATACTACCGTTCAAAAACCAAAGTGGATCCGTGTAAAACTTCCTACCGGAAAAAATTACAGGGAATTGAGGACTTTGGTCGACAAATATAAATTAAATACCATATGCCAGAGCGGAAGCTGTCCGAATATGGGTGAATGCTGGGGTGAAGGAACGGCTACGTTCATGATCTTAGGAAATATCTGTACCAGAAGCTGCGGGTTCTGCGGTGTAAAAACAGGAAAACCGCTTGATGTCAACTGGGATGAGCCGGAAAAAGTGGCCCGTTCTATCAAATTAATGAAGATCAAGCATGCTGTTCTTACCTCTGTGGACCGTGATGACTTAAAAGATATGGGTTCCATTCTTTGGGGAGAAACTGT
The Chryseobacterium sp. W4I1 DNA segment above includes these coding regions:
- the tyrS gene encoding tyrosine--tRNA ligase, with the protein product MNSFIEELKWRGLFADMMPGTDEQLNKEVTTAYIGFDPTADSLHIGSLIQIKILAHFQQHGHKPIALVGGATGMIGDPSGKSAERNLLDEATLLHYVDCLKNQLSRFLDFEGAGPNKAELVNNYDWMKNISFLDFAKNVGKNITVNYMMAKDSVKKRFSGESGADGMSFTEFTYQLIQGYDFLHLYQNNNVKLQMGGSDQWGNITTGTELIRRKAQGEAFALTVPLITKADGSKFGKSESGENYWLDKKKTSPYKFYQFWLNATDDDAERFIKFYTFIAKEEIEALIAEHKTAPHERKLQKRLAEEVTVWVHGREEYEKALKASEILFGRSTAEDLVSLDEEIFLEVFDGVPQKEIAKADVLGVNIIDLLSEKSGFLKSKSEAQREIKGNAISVNKEKVNDTYTANESDLIDGKFLLLQKGKKSYFIVKVI
- a CDS encoding PDZ domain-containing protein, whose translation is MKLKFFLLALFFSIFIDAQNNFELVNVKKAVIPFKLINNLIFIPINVNGAELTFMLDTGVAETILFSLDNKEIKLENIEKIKFSGLGGNLSIDGLKSDRNIAKIGDHIINSSMLLYIILDEEFNISPHIGIPVNGVIGYHFFKNHPIVIDYTAKKITVYEDSALLKKKIRKFTELPLSVEKDKPYLNADVEMTNEKKESKLLIDLGNSDAIWLFPTLIKDFVYNRPNIDDYLGRGFNGDIYGKRSRIHNFYLDNFKFEMPLTAMPDEYSIQHVNLVKDRKGSVGAEIMRRFSVIFDYAGGKLYLKKNRNFDDPFHFNMSGIDFKQDGLEWKEDRVKIEPKKTSEAGNEVSVINNFQYKFILKPIFSIAGIRKDSPAFKAGLKKDDRVIAINGSQTSDMTMEKINELMKSEEGRNINMVVKRKNQDLTFTFVLEDPIPYQE
- a CDS encoding alpha/beta hydrolase; translation: MNLDYLVREPEHITPNTPVIFMLHGYGSNEQDLFSFRETLPADWLIVSFRAPKDTQFEGYSWFDIDVNNAENFIDIPQAKESLNAVLENILKIINHYGLTESRAHLCGFSQGGILCYALALKYPDMFSYVACLSTYPEEKLLDGIVKDKKKLEKLRFFVSHGTDDAVIPMEWGRKAADLLYDLSCYFTFREYMSGHGVNQKNYMDLMEFFSKSS
- a CDS encoding ATP-binding protein produces the protein MKRLLILLSLLMSFTLQAQVIPLDEKTYVDSLQNITKTTAANTSKATAFFLLSNYYRNSDSLLSKKYLESGKTFIKNDAFLKAKYDYYEGQYSLDRNKEKAARSYQKAIKTLSKLKTKESDFYQSLAWYSYAITQKDKEGYPFLVKTIVEKCIPLIKKYGSSRNLGFSYTQLAIILTYNAQFEKAGNYNHKALEILEKAYPDSAELFYAYLNSASNFCYQAKGNEAKKFLDKAEKLIKPYPESSSNSPYYYAKTLYFITKQENSAALPVIEKGLYYTKKFNQNLQAQMFYFNKYDILKKLKRYSEAKEVLENVLAEKSLAIDLNNRKTFYKQLSALNEEMGNAQEALAWEQRYSKLNDSLNTENVKLEINKIEAKFNAAEKERKIAALNAEKNQKDLEVNKKNSYLWGLSLILLLVLILLIFLFILFRKNKKISEQKINDIKQKEELSLTRAILDGEERERERIARDLHDGLGGMLAGLKINFSTWSSQHLHPEKDKEFYTILGQLDHSVSELRHIARNLMPESLLNFGLETALNDLCEFYTRKDLDIDFQAINIKKNLPLNIQLNLYRIVQELLANAIKHAEASSILLQCSQSDEAFMITIEDNGKGFDKNIVQTTKGMGLHNLKNRISYLKGKMEISSDMQGTTITIEFNIDGE
- a CDS encoding L,D-transpeptidase, producing the protein MKNISVKKSFLYAFLCAAFLVSCKKEIEKINDTFKDTVSSSQGSEIEKDSIKKDPVVKKESVPPAMQETGFYNALVLPKDKKMRDSIYAEFSKKYNEKERYAILALNRLDSKNKWNSDTLVVPAKIDTTLMSYSPFPMQLDILSGVKKFVIFSYPIQAYGVYSNGSLVKWGPTSMGKKAAQTTRGLTFANWKKKLSISTVSTEWKLPYNFNIHNTGGIGWHQYDLPGYPASHSCLRLLMKDAQWLYSYADTWILNPGGATTKAKGTPVMVFGDYNWGGRKPWRKLLEDPNANNISVEEMTKLLEPNISKMLKEQDNRDKVSDSIKAAKAMAVPAQNEKPEEASAN
- a CDS encoding response regulator: MENKKINIIIVDDHPIVIEGLKMMLSSQLGFTVSQSFTSGSEIIDFIKSHQVDIILLDITLPDANGIELCREIKKISPATSVIMFSNRSERSIIMQSIQNGASGYLLKNTSIDELVVCIQGAYSGNIVFCNETGKILSKPSQNDLPVPRLTKREKQILQMLAEGKTSIMIADELFLSPLTVDTHRKNLLQKFQAKNSIELIKLAAQHHMIEGNT
- a CDS encoding RNA polymerase sigma factor — its product is MNDEQLFLLIQKAKEKDQKAQTKLINVFWVDVFSFVMKKVKDENDADEITVNVFSKVLSKLDMYDPHFQFKTWILTIAQNTVIDFWRKRSRENQDPTENLDEVKNQFAKSPEELMISNEEQKKIIKTIESLDANYQDIIKLRFFEEKSIKEIAEELGISIANTKVRVMRAKKVLAELLKNNEFDDN